A genomic stretch from Magnetococcales bacterium includes:
- a CDS encoding NAD(P)/FAD-dependent oxidoreductase — protein MGRQSGWLQRLMTFFEEGAIWKWRFLFQGGKLSRFPRLDPYRRLAFDPIDKGSRILVVGDGVAAFTLLQALHRYGFRHLTLLAPFDTLGGTCLHHGCMVSAWLSTRENLDAATLDAGLTQLRQKLVQGMTHTLENLGVHFEPGSLQEIDNQTAITRAGGRIAFDRLVLATGSRRRSHPILGETLSLPQFWSLREGHIVIVNEGSPEIYTLAHLAQRLGLRVTLLLTGNRPQPRPPSLLDLQSRLQEQGVVMHHSVRILERHNTTLSVTVDGRSLQISFEHLFHLGAPIPNLPRVDGHFLTLGDLDLERGSFRHHENLYAVGDAAGFFTAAEAQWHAEALARTFSQGTPMRWAPLERLPMLFHGDPPLAMVGEPLSLFRSKGWRRIDFSSLGWSAIHGIHGQLWYLPCADGRSLSAIHIAHPQADLLIGQAAALLDYALDDPRWQLSAPHPSAGEIFHLLISDWRTFKKPSPVVAKPSRLPRTPVSRILHLSSGLIHFSLEERQAAPLQPDPERYLKLLLALKNRLGLTSQETLPLIPDGKGGYVADGVGPFRDVWESSTGILKFYWQEEQDPLLVIDDKPAAPLPSPTTDGEQGGKRQTHPLHG, from the coding sequence ATGGGTAGGCAATCCGGCTGGCTTCAGCGGTTGATGACTTTTTTTGAAGAGGGGGCGATCTGGAAATGGCGTTTTCTATTCCAGGGAGGCAAACTCTCCCGTTTTCCCCGGTTGGATCCCTACCGCCGTCTTGCTTTCGACCCCATTGACAAAGGCAGCCGGATCCTGGTGGTGGGAGATGGGGTGGCGGCGTTTACCCTGTTGCAGGCGCTGCACCGTTACGGTTTCAGGCATCTCACTTTACTGGCTCCCTTCGATACCCTGGGTGGAACCTGTCTACACCACGGCTGTATGGTTTCCGCCTGGCTCTCCACCCGGGAAAACCTCGATGCAGCCACTCTGGATGCGGGCCTGACCCAGTTGCGCCAAAAATTGGTCCAGGGCATGACCCACACCCTGGAAAATCTGGGGGTCCATTTTGAGCCTGGCTCTCTTCAGGAGATTGACAACCAAACAGCCATCACCCGGGCAGGGGGGCGGATAGCCTTCGATCGATTGGTGCTGGCTACCGGCAGTCGCCGGCGTTCCCATCCCATCCTGGGTGAGACCCTCTCACTGCCGCAGTTTTGGTCATTGCGTGAAGGCCATATCGTGATCGTCAACGAGGGTTCTCCAGAAATATATACCCTCGCCCACTTGGCCCAACGTCTGGGACTCCGGGTCACCCTGCTCCTCACGGGAAATCGTCCACAGCCCCGGCCCCCTTCCTTGCTGGATCTCCAATCCCGGTTGCAAGAGCAGGGGGTTGTCATGCATCACTCTGTCCGAATTTTGGAACGGCACAACACCACCCTGAGCGTCACCGTGGATGGGAGGAGCCTCCAGATTTCCTTCGAGCATCTTTTCCATCTGGGTGCACCCATCCCCAATCTGCCACGGGTGGACGGACATTTTTTAACCTTGGGGGATCTGGATCTGGAGCGGGGCTCTTTTCGCCACCATGAAAACCTCTACGCCGTGGGTGATGCAGCTGGTTTTTTCACCGCTGCCGAAGCCCAATGGCACGCTGAAGCCTTGGCCCGGACCTTCTCCCAGGGCACACCCATGCGCTGGGCACCCCTGGAGCGGCTGCCAATGCTCTTCCATGGTGACCCCCCTCTGGCCATGGTGGGGGAACCCCTCTCTCTGTTTCGCAGCAAAGGCTGGCGTCGGATCGATTTTTCCAGCCTGGGCTGGTCTGCCATCCACGGTATCCACGGGCAGCTCTGGTATCTCCCTTGTGCCGATGGTCGCTCTCTTTCAGCGATCCACATCGCCCACCCACAAGCTGATCTTTTGATCGGCCAAGCCGCTGCTCTGCTGGATTACGCCCTGGACGATCCCCGCTGGCAGCTTAGCGCTCCCCATCCATCGGCAGGAGAGATTTTTCACCTTTTGATCTCGGATTGGCGTACTTTTAAAAAGCCTTCGCCTGTTGTGGCCAAACCCTCCCGCCTGCCCCGAACCCCCGTCTCCAGGATCCTCCATCTCTCCTCTGGCCTCATCCATTTTTCCCTGGAAGAGCGACAAGCTGCCCCCCTGCAACCCGACCCGGAGCGCTATCTGAAACTACTCCTGGCCCTTAAAAATCGCCTCGGCCTCACCAGCCAGGAGACCCTGCCCCTGATTCCGGATGGGAAGGGGGGATATGTAGCGGATGGAGTTGGACCATTTCGGGATGTGTGGGAGTCTTCGACCGGTATCCTGAAATTTTACTGGCAGGAGGAGCAAGACCCCCTCCTCGTCATCGATGATAAGCCCGCAGCCCCCCTCCCCTCTCCGACCACCGATGGGGAGCAGGGAGGGAAGCGGCAAACTCATCCATTGCATGGATAG
- a CDS encoding hemerythrin family protein, protein MEQLIWNDSLSVGIPEIDKDHQRLIDLLNDLIQSVAENKESEEMEIVLEELLSYTLWHFRHEERLMQTYEYDGFMEHKNEHASLLEQAVNLQNKFKAEGEGITPEVLDFLKEWVTKHILGTDMQMAKYLQSEM, encoded by the coding sequence ATGGAACAGCTTATCTGGAACGATTCACTGAGTGTTGGTATCCCTGAGATCGACAAAGATCATCAACGCCTGATTGATCTTCTCAACGACCTCATTCAATCTGTCGCTGAAAACAAGGAAAGCGAAGAGATGGAAATAGTGCTTGAGGAGTTGTTGAGCTATACCTTGTGGCACTTTCGTCATGAAGAACGGTTGATGCAAACCTATGAATATGACGGTTTCATGGAGCATAAAAATGAACATGCCTCCCTGCTGGAACAGGCGGTAAATTTGCAGAATAAGTTCAAGGCCGAAGGCGAAGGTATTACACCAGAGGTTTTGGATTTCCTCAAAGAGTGGGTGACCAAACACATCCTTGGAACGGACATGCAGATGGCCAAGTATCTGCAGTCTGAAATGTAA
- a CDS encoding MBOAT family protein, whose translation MLFNSFPFILAFLPVTLLGFYLLGERGHRSGALVWLVFCSLFFYGWWNPRYLALILGSIAFNYGVGIWLEKWGHSGRKKRTGWLLALGILANLIVLGYFKYSLFFLENLNLILDNRFHIEAIILPLGISFFTFQQIAWLTDIHRGGKIQGHFLHYSFFVVFFPQLIAGPIVRHKEMVHQYQNPAFTRLDPTNLSLGLTLFFIGLYKKVAIADRLAPFVDPLFLAAEAGHALNFTDAWLAGLGFGCQIYFDFSAYSDMAMGLAALFNLRLPVNFNSPFKACNIVQFWQRWHITLSRFLAHYLFAPIALTMHRLAERLAVGGWGRFWLTVQVPLLVTFLLSGLWHGAGWTFICWGGLHGLYLIIHNLWSAWRERWGNKTRLSWLGELAARLLAQGMTFAAITVAWILFRAESLGGAGVMLRAMAGQSGFQADRIDFPAGGLVVVLLLITWLAPNALELTRRYQPALENHRGEIRQFAPVVWRPSAFSGLVLSLLAFLGLLYLFVWTRDEFIYFQF comes from the coding sequence ATGCTCTTCAACTCCTTCCCCTTTATCCTGGCTTTTCTTCCAGTGACCCTGCTGGGGTTTTATCTCCTGGGAGAGCGGGGGCATCGGAGCGGGGCGCTGGTGTGGTTGGTTTTCTGCTCACTCTTTTTCTACGGCTGGTGGAACCCACGCTATCTGGCGCTCATCCTGGGATCCATCGCTTTTAATTATGGGGTGGGAATTTGGCTGGAAAAATGGGGCCATTCCGGGAGAAAAAAACGGACTGGCTGGCTCCTGGCCCTGGGGATTTTGGCTAATCTGATCGTTCTTGGCTATTTCAAATACAGCCTTTTTTTTCTGGAAAATCTCAACCTGATTCTGGACAACCGGTTTCACATTGAGGCGATCATCCTGCCCCTGGGCATCTCCTTTTTTACCTTTCAACAGATCGCCTGGCTCACCGACATCCATCGGGGGGGAAAAATTCAGGGACATTTTCTCCATTACAGCTTTTTCGTGGTTTTTTTCCCCCAGCTCATCGCAGGCCCCATCGTGCGCCACAAGGAGATGGTCCATCAATATCAAAATCCGGCCTTCACCCGGCTGGATCCAACCAACCTTTCACTGGGTCTTACCCTCTTTTTCATCGGACTTTACAAAAAAGTAGCCATCGCCGACCGGTTGGCCCCCTTCGTGGATCCCCTTTTTTTGGCCGCTGAGGCAGGCCATGCCCTCAATTTTACCGATGCCTGGCTCGCCGGCCTCGGTTTCGGCTGCCAGATCTATTTCGACTTTTCCGCCTATTCGGACATGGCCATGGGCCTTGCCGCCCTGTTCAACTTAAGGCTGCCTGTCAATTTCAACTCCCCCTTCAAGGCCTGCAACATTGTCCAGTTTTGGCAACGGTGGCACATCACCCTCAGCCGTTTTTTGGCCCACTATCTCTTTGCCCCGATAGCCCTCACCATGCATCGGCTGGCAGAACGTTTGGCAGTGGGTGGCTGGGGCCGCTTTTGGCTCACGGTTCAGGTGCCGCTCCTTGTCACCTTTCTTCTCTCCGGCCTCTGGCACGGGGCGGGGTGGACTTTTATCTGCTGGGGGGGGCTCCACGGCCTATATCTCATCATCCACAACCTCTGGTCGGCCTGGCGGGAGCGATGGGGCAACAAAACAAGACTGAGTTGGCTGGGGGAGCTGGCGGCCCGCCTGCTCGCCCAAGGCATGACCTTTGCCGCCATCACCGTGGCCTGGATTCTCTTCCGGGCGGAATCATTGGGGGGGGCTGGGGTGATGCTTCGGGCCATGGCCGGTCAGAGCGGATTTCAAGCGGATCGGATTGACTTTCCCGCCGGGGGGCTGGTGGTGGTCCTCTTGCTGATCACCTGGTTGGCGCCCAATGCCCTGGAACTCACCCGCCGCTACCAGCCTGCACTGGAAAACCATCGGGGGGAGATTCGTCAATTTGCGCCAGTGGTGTGGCGTCCCAGTGCGTTTTCCGGGTTGGTCCTGTCGCTCCTGGCCTTTCTCGGTCTGCTCTATCTTTTTGTCTGGACCCGCGATGAATTCATCTACTTCCAATTCTGA